A region from the Onthophagus taurus isolate NC chromosome 8, IU_Otau_3.0, whole genome shotgun sequence genome encodes:
- the LOC111425584 gene encoding muscle calcium channel subunit alpha-1 produces the protein MDSNAAYSPGLQYELKEVAAGHLYPLDQGGLAGCPWKLRGGDQVSAKPAAMSTVGGGVASPGQPGARTPTAPKRPIRRGGKPPPDRPQRALFCLHLKNPVRKLCIDVVEWKTFEYLILVTIFANCVALAVYTPFPNGDSNDTNAVLEKIEYIFLVIFTAECVMKVIAYGFLLHPGAYLRNGWNLLDFMIVVIGMITTILTNLTKDTFDVKALRAFRVLRPLRLVSGVPSLQVVLNSILRAMVPLLHIALLVLFVIIIYAIIGLELFSGKLHNTCLDNKTGKFMDEPHPCGESGFQCKELDSDNSFYICDDNGTWEGPHYGITNFDNFGLSMLTVFQCITLEGWTEVLYNIQDSLGGSWQWSYFVSMVIFGAFFVMNLILGVLSGEFSKEREKAKARGDFHKLREKQQIEEDLRGYLDWITQAEDIEPEGEDQVNQETKVKAPNEMESTDQLGEETEIQQESWFKKRKKDFDRINRRMRRGCRKAVKSQVFYWLIIILVFLNTAVLATEHYAQPNWLDEFQEYTNMFFIALFTLEMLLKMYSLGFQGYFVSLFNRFDCFVVIGSITETVLTRTQIMPPLGVSVLRCVRLLRVFKVTKYWRSLSNLVASLLNSIQSIASLLLLLFLFIVIFALLGMQVFGGKFNFDKTSPKPRSNFDSFWQSLLTVFQILTGEDWNQVMYDGIQAFGGVQGLGALACIYFIILFICGNYILLNVFLAIAVDNLADAESLTAIEKEEEEAAENQNKSKSPTPVDEELEIDDRSLEEDLDDVQYNSEREEDEEEIESETKVNIDNEEEEAYEEQESVEQDDMEIEVSARPRRLSEVNIVTKVRPIPEGSAFFIFSNKNRFRIFCHWLCNHSVFGNAILVCIMVSSALLALEDPIDADSTRNAILQYFDYVFTSIFSLELVLKTVSCGVILHDGAFLRSAFNVLDLVVVMVSIVSIFSKADLSVVKILRVLRVLRPLRAINRAKGLKHVVQCVIVAVKTIGNIVLVTCLLQFMFAVIGVQLFKGKFSYCTDRSKLTPLECNGTYLVFKDGDTTKPEKEERMWATQKFHFDNVAKAMLTLFTVSTFEGWPNLLHYSIDSNGEDKGPIHNYRPIVAVYYIIYIIIIAFFMVNIFVGFVIVTFQNEGEQEYKNCELDKNQRNCIDFALKAKPVRRYIPKHRIQYKVWWFVTSKPFEYTIFVLILLNTITLAMKFHGQPTEYCDALNILNMIFTAFFALEFVFKLAAFRFKNYFGDGWNIFDFLIVLGSFIDIICSEVKKDSCTNKFEKGSFIPINFLRVFRVMRMVKLLSRGEGIKTLLWTFLKSFQALPYVALLIVMLFFIYAVIGMQMFGKIDTDQNDSSIDRNNNFSSFFQAVLVLFRSATGESWQEIMLDCAGPEIPCAKEVKNQTKCDSVIAYPYFISFYVLCSFLIINLFVAVIMDNFDYLTRDWSILGPHHLDEFIRLWSEYDPDAKGRIKHLDVVTLLRKISPPLGFGKLCPHRVACKRLVSMNMPLNSDGTVLFNATLFAVVRTSLRIKTEGNIDDANAELRTVIRKIWKRTSPKLLDQVVPPPGVDDEVTVGKFYATFLIQDYFRRFKKRKEQELKDGDKEAHNTVTLQAGLRTLHEAGPELKRAISGNLDELIDDNPEPMHRRNHSLFGSVWSSMRRGHSFNRAKSLKVNSTQIKITPASSADFLHYNSNQRLTSDRMNHVSKPVANRSVASLHQDDGMDEEIPLRSLTNVYNGELEKNNYQVIDLQGDHTELMPPTPPPRRVLRSFGGLGLGLTLGSSCMQSVPPSPVRQRGPGAAGSGFGRIASGLKLAQAQAMAVAGFLPESHPEPLCWPGASEEGIARHSHCAILNHRASFHGRATGESNGHVASERLSHSLPGSPSDRKVTSFEVIGSAESLVGRILAEQGLGKYCDPDFVRYTSKEMQEALDMTQEEMDRAAHSLLQQERSMANTHTPLQRQQNL, from the exons ATGGACTCAAATGCTGCATATTCACCAG GGTTGCAGTATGAGCTTAAGGAGGTTGCAGCCGGCCATTTGTACCCGTTGGATCAAGGGGGGCTTGCTGGGTGTCCATGGAAGCTGCGGGGCGGCGATCAAGTTAGTGCAAAACCGGCCGCGATGAGTACAGTGGGTGGTGGGGTGGCCAGCCCAGGGCAGCCGGGGGCCAGGACCCCCACTGCCCCCAAGAGACCCATCCGTAGAGGGGGGAAGCCCCCGCCGGACAGGCCGCAGAGGGCGCTCTTTTGTTTGCATCTGAAAAACCCGGTCAGGAAGCTCTGCATAGATGTTGTCGAATGGAA GACctttgaatatttaattttggtaacaattttcgccaattgcGTTGCCTTAGCCGTCTACACGCCGTTTCCCAATGGCGATTCGAACGACACCAACGCCGTTTTG GAGAAGAttgaatatatatttttagtaattttcaCGGCCGAATGCGTCATGAAGGTCATTGCTTACGGTTTCTTACTGCATCCGGGTGCTTACTTAAGGAACGGATGGAACTTGCTAGATTTTATGATAGTTGTAATAGG AATGATAACTACGATATTGACTAATCTTACAAAAGACACATTTGACGTTAAGGCTCTTAGAGCGTTTCGGGTACTAAGACCATTAAGATTAGTATCAGGGGTACCCAGTTTGCAAGTCGTACTTAATTCCATACTTCGTGCCATGGTGCCTTTATTACACATCGCTCTGTTAGTACTATTTGTTATCATCATTTACGCCATTATCGGGTTAGAATTGTTCTCAGGAAAACTCCACAACACTTGTCTAGATAACAAAACag gaaaattcaTGGACGAACCACATCCTTGCGGTGAATCTGGGTTTCAATGTAAAGAACTTGACTCAGACAACAGCTTTTACATATGCGATGATAACGGAACTTGGGAAGGTCCTCATTATGGGATCACTAACTTCGACAATTTCGGCTTGTCGATGTTAACAGTCTTCCAGTGTATTACACTAGAAGGATGGACTGAAGTTTTATACAAC ATTCAAGATTCTCTCGGGGGATCATGGCAATGGTCCTATTTCGTATCCATGGTTATATTCGGAGCCTTTTTCGTTATGAATCTTATTTTGGGTGTACTCAGCGGAGAATTTTCCAAAGAAAGGGAAAAAGCTAAAGCGAGAGGcgattttcataaattacgCGAGAAACAACAGATCGAGGAGGATCTTCGCGGTTATCTCGACTGGATCACGCAAGCCGAAGATATCGAACCGGAAGGAGAGGACCAAGTGAACCAAGAAACGAAAGTAAAAGCGCCCAACGAAATGGAAAGTACGGATCAGTTGGGGGAAGAAACCGAGATTCAACAAGAATCGTGgtttaaaaaacgaaaaaaggaTTTTGATAGAATTAATAGGAGGATGAGGAGGGGTTGTCGAAAAGCTGTTAAATCGCAAGttttttattggcttattattattttggtgtTTTTAAACACGGCGGTGTTAGCCACGGAACATTACGCTCAACCTAATTGGCTGGACGAATTTCAAGAATACACAAATATGTTCTTTATCGCCCTATTTACTTTGGAAATGTTGTTAAAGATGTACAGTTTAGGTTTTCAa ggTTACTTCGTATCATTATTTAATCGTTTTGATTGTTTCGTTGTTATTGGCAGCATCACCGAAACGGTGTTAACTCGAACGCAAATAATGCCTCCTTTGGGCGTTTCTGTACTGAGATGTGTTAGACTATTACGGGTGTTTAAAGTTACAAAGTACTGGCGATCGTTATCTAATTTAGTAGCATCGCTATTAAATTCCATACAATCGATTGCGTCGTTATTGCTACTATTGTTTTTATTCATTGTTATATTTGCCCTGCTGGGGATGCAAGTCTTTGGCGGGAAATTCAATTTCGATAAAACGAGCCCAAAACCGAGgtccaattttgacagtttctggCAAAGCCTACTCACCGTCTTTCAG ATTTTAACAGGTGAAGACTGGAACCAAGTTATGTATGATGGCATCCAAGCTTTCGGCGGAGTTCAAGGTCTAGGAGCTTTGGCgtgtatatattttataatcttaTTCATCTGCGGTAATT ATATACTGCTAAATGTCTTCTTGGCTATCGCCGTGGACAATTTAGCCGACGCAGAATCATTAACAGCgattgaaaaagaagaagaggaagCAGCTGAGaatcaaaataaatcaaaaagtccTACTCCCGTTGATGAGGAGTTAGAAATTGATGATAGAAGCCTAGAGGAAGATCTTGATGATGTGCAATATAACTCGGAGAG gGAGGAAGATGAGGAGGAAATTGAATCAGAAACAAAAGTAAACATCGACAACGAAGAAGAAGAGGCGTACGAAGAACAAGAAAGCGTTGAACAGG ACGACATGGAAATTGAGGTATCAGCAAGACCGAGGAGACTGTCGGAGGTAAACATCGTAACTAAAGTGAGGCCGATTCCTGAAGGCAGTGCGTTTTTTATCTTTTCCAACAAAAACAG gtTTCGCATTTTCTGTCACTGGTTGTGCAATCACAGCGTGTTCGGGAACGCAATTCTGGTGTGCATCATGGTATCATCCGCTCTTCTTGCATTAGAAGATCCTATAGACGCCGACTCCACCCGAAATGCC ATTCTGCAATACTTCGATTATGTATTTACGAGTATATTCTCGTTAGAATTAGTACTGAAGACTGTTTCATGTGGGGTAATTCTACATGACGGTGCCTTTTTGAGATCTGCGTTCAATGTGTTGGACCTTGTTGTGGTGATGGTGTCGATCGTGTCTATATTTAG CAAAGCGGATTTGTCGGTGGTGAAGATTTTGAGGGTACTGAGGGTGTTGCGTCCGCTAAGGGCAATCAATCGAGCTAAGGGACTGAAG CATGTAGTCCAGTGCGTCATAGTTGCCGTTAAAACCATCGGAAACATTGTGCTGGTCACCTGTCTTCTGCAGTTCATGTTTGCTGTTATTGGAGTGCAATTGTTCAAG GGAAAATTTTCGTATTGCACGGATCGTTCGAAATTAACACCCTTAGAGTGCaa TGGAACGTACTTAGTTTTTAAAGACGGTGATACAACAAAGCCCGAAAAAGAAGAACGAATGTGGGCTACGCAAAAATTCCACTTCGACAACGTGGCTAAAGCCATGTTAACGTTATTCACGGTGTCAACGTTTGAAGGGTGGCCAAATTTGTTACATTACTCCATCGACTCTAACGGCGAAGATAAGGGACCAATACATAATTACCGACCCATCGTGGCcgtttattacattatttacaTCATCATCATTGCGTTCTTTATGGTGAACATCTTCGTTGGTTTCGTTATCGTTACGTTCCAAAACGAAGGTGAGCAGGAATACAAGAACTGCGAATTAGATAAGAATCAACGTAATTGCATCGATTTTGCGCTCAAAGCCAAACCGGTTCGACGGTATATACCCAAACATCGGATACAATACAAAGTCTGGTGGTTTGTTACTTCCAAACCTTTTGAGTATACAATATTCGTTCTTATTCTTTTAAACACTATAACTTTGGCTATGAAATTTCACGGTCAGCCAACCGAGTATTGCGATGCATTGAATATTCTTAATATGATTTTTACGGCCTTTTTCGCATTGGAGTTTGTTTTTAAACTTGCTGCGTTTCGATTTAAg aattattttgGTGATGGTTGGAACATATTTGATTTCTTAATAGTTCTCGGAAGTTTCATTGATATAATTTGTTCTGAAGTTAAAAAGGATTCATGTACAAATAAA TTTGAAAAAGGAAGTTTCATCCCGATCAATTTTCTTCGAGTTTTCCGAGTAATGCGAATGGTAAAGTTGCTGAGTAGAGGAGAAGGTATCAAAACTTTACTTTGGACGTTTCTAAAATCGTTTCAAGCTTTGCCTTACGTCGCATTGTTGATTGTAATGTTGTTCTTTATTTATGCGGTAATAGGGATGCAG aTGTTTGGGAAAATTGATACTGATCAAAACGATAGCTCCATAGATCGAAACAATAACTTCTCGTCTTTCTTCCAAGCGGTGCTGGTGCTGTTTAGATCGGCTACGGGGGAGAGTTGGCAAGAAATAATGTTGGACTGTGCGGGACCGGAAATACCATGTGCCAAGGAAGTTAAAAACCAGACCAAATGCGATTCCGTAATAGCGTATCcgtattttatttcattctaTGTTTTATGCTCTTTCCTA ATCATCAACTTATTCGTCGCCGTCATCATGGATAACTTTGATTATTTAACTAGGGATTGGTCTATACTCGGCCCGCACCATTTAGACGAATTTATTCGACTTTGGAGCGAATACGATCCGGACGCAAAAGGTCGCATAAAACACTTGGACGTGGTAACGCTTTTGCGAAAAATATCACCACCTCTAGGATTCGGAAAGCTATGTCCTCATCGCGTGGCTTGCAAACGATTGGTTTCGATGAATATGCCGCTGAATAGCGATGGAACAGTGTTGTTTAATGCAACTTTATTCGCCGTCGTTAGAACGTCGCTGCGAATAAAGACGGAGGGAAACATCGATGATGCCAACGCTGAACTTAGGactgttattagaaaaatatggaaaagaACTAGTCCTAAGCTTTTAGATCAAGTCGTTCCTCCGCCGGGAGTTGATGACGAGGTTACGGTGGGGAAATTCTACGCTACTTTCCTCATTCAAGACTATTTTAGGAGATTTAAAAAGAGGAAAGAACAAGAGTTGAAAGATGGAGATAAAGAAGCGCATAATACGGTTACTTTACAAGCTGGATTGCGTACTTTGCACGAAGCCGGGCCGGAATTGAAGAGAGCTATTTCTGGAAACTTAGATGAATTGATCGATGACAATCCTGAACCAATGCACAGG AGGAATCATTCGCTGTTTGGTAGTGTTTGGTCATCGATGAGAAGAGGGCATAGTTTTAATAGAGCAAAGTCTTTGAAAGTAAATTCAActcaaatcaaaataacaccCGCTTCTAGCGCCGATTTTCTTCATTATAACTCCAATCAACGGTTAACATCGGATAGGATGAATCACGTGTCTAAGCCTGTGGCCAATAGGTCAGTAGCCTCGTTACATCAAGATGACGGAATGGACGAGGAAATACCGTTGAGGTCATTGACGAACGTATACAATGGGGagctagaaaaaaataactaccAAGTTATCGA TCTGCAGGGCGACCACACTGAGCTGATGCCGCCAACGCCACCACCGCGACGCGTGTTGCGCAGCTTTGGAGGTCTGGGGTTGGGCCTGACACTCGGGAGCAGTTGCATGCAGTCCGTGCCGCCATCGCCTGTGCGTCAGCGGGGCCCCGGCGCCGCCGGCTCCGGTTTCGGCCGGATCGCAAGCGGGCTCAAGCTAGCCCAAGCACAAGCTATGGCTGTAGCGGGCTTCCTACCAGAGTCCCATCCAGAGCCGCTTTGTTGGCCGGGCGCATCTGAAGAGGGCATCGCACGCCATTCGCATTGCGCCATTTTAAATCACAGGGCTTCCTTCCATGGCAGAG CGACTGGTGAATCAAACGGTCACGTGGCATCGGAAAGGCTGTCCCATTCGTTGCCCGGAAGTCCATCCGATCGGAAAGTCACCTCTTTCGAGGTGATAGGATCTGCCGAGAGTCTGGTCGGACGGATTTTGGCCGAACAAGGCCTGGGTAAGTACTGCGATCCAGACTTCGTACGTTACACGTCGAAGGAAATGCAAGAAGCCCTGGACATGACGCAAGAGGAGATGGACCGTGCCGCGCACAGCCTGCTACAGCAGGAAAGAAGCATGGCGAATACGCACACACCCCTACAGAGACAGCAAAATTTATAG